From Panicum hallii strain FIL2 chromosome 2, PHallii_v3.1, whole genome shotgun sequence, a single genomic window includes:
- the LOC112880962 gene encoding uncharacterized protein K02A2.6-like: MVNITKELAITFLKSIVCRFGVPNRIITDNGTQFKSQHFQEYCEDISIQLCFASVAHPRSNGQAERANAEILRGLKIRTYNDVGKRGAKWVDQLPSVLWGNRTTPS; encoded by the coding sequence atggtcaacatcaccaaggaatTAGCAATTaccttcctcaagtcaattgtgtgcaggttcggggtcccgaaccggatcATTACCGACAACGGgacccagttcaagagccagcatttccaagagtactgcgaggacatcAGCATCCAGCTCTGCTTTGCTTCTGTGGCACATCCCAGAAGCAATGGCCAAGcagagcgggctaatgctgagatcctcagggGGCTCAAGATTCGCACCTACAACGATGTTGGGAAACGTGGCGCGAAGTGGGTTGACCAGCTTCCAAGCGtgctatgggggaaccggaccacacccagctgA